Proteins found in one Rhodobacteraceae bacterium D3-12 genomic segment:
- the acpS gene encoding holo-ACP synthase, whose protein sequence is MILGIGTDLANIDRIARTLDRFGDRFRNRVFTPVEQAKAERRADTPGTYAKRWAAKEACSKALGTGLRMGIAWKDMSVTNISTGQPIMHVTGWAKQRLDEMTPPGHEAIIHVTLTDDHPWAQAFVLIEARPLDDPDDTKRRAPH, encoded by the coding sequence GTGATCCTCGGCATCGGCACCGACCTCGCCAATATCGACCGTATTGCCCGCACGCTCGACCGCTTCGGTGATCGGTTCCGCAACCGCGTGTTCACCCCCGTCGAACAGGCCAAGGCCGAACGCCGCGCCGACACGCCCGGAACCTACGCCAAACGCTGGGCCGCGAAAGAGGCCTGCTCCAAAGCCCTCGGCACCGGTCTGCGCATGGGCATCGCGTGGAAGGACATGTCCGTCACCAATATCTCCACCGGCCAGCCAATCATGCATGTGACTGGCTGGGCCAAACAACGCCTCGACGAAATGACACCGCCGGGCCACGAGGCGATCATCCACGTCACCCTGACCGATGACCACCCTTGGGCACAGGCCTTCGTCCTGATCGAAGCACGCCCGCTTGATGACCCCGACGACACCAAACGCCGCGCGCCGCACTGA
- a CDS encoding LysE family translocator produces MTTIELSGLLLAWAIAGGSPGPATLTISGTAMAHGRAAGVAAGVGVLVGSAAWGIASALGMGTLMLTHAWIALVLKYIGAGYLLWLALKSLRSALRPGDTGLQKGLSGPLYRVFLKGLLIHLTNPKAILSWGAIYAIALPAGSGYGAVFTLFAQLVTVSALVFIGYGLLFSTPRIARAYARARRGFETLFAALFGAAALRILTARVELAP; encoded by the coding sequence ATGACCACGATCGAACTTTCCGGCCTGCTCCTCGCATGGGCCATCGCGGGCGGAAGCCCCGGCCCCGCCACGCTGACGATCTCCGGCACCGCCATGGCGCATGGCCGCGCTGCGGGTGTGGCCGCTGGCGTGGGCGTGCTGGTCGGCTCCGCCGCTTGGGGAATTGCCTCGGCGCTTGGCATGGGCACGCTCATGCTCACCCACGCCTGGATCGCGCTGGTGCTGAAATATATCGGCGCGGGCTATCTCTTGTGGCTGGCGCTGAAATCCCTGCGCTCGGCGCTTCGCCCCGGTGACACCGGCCTGCAAAAAGGCCTCTCCGGTCCGCTCTACCGCGTGTTCCTCAAGGGGCTGCTGATCCACCTCACCAACCCCAAGGCGATTCTCAGTTGGGGCGCGATCTATGCCATCGCCCTACCTGCCGGGTCAGGCTACGGCGCGGTGTTCACCCTGTTCGCCCAACTCGTCACCGTCTCGGCGCTGGTCTTCATCGGCTACGGGCTGCTGTTTTCCACCCCGCGCATCGCCCGCGCCTATGCCCGCGCGCGCCGCGGGTTTGAAACCCTGTTTGCCGCGCTTTTCGGCGCTGCTGCCCTGCGCATCCTCACCGCCCGTGTGGAGCTTGCGCCGTGA
- a CDS encoding pyridoxine 5'-phosphate synthase, protein MSHPEKLRLGVNIDHAATLRNARGSAYPSPLRAAKLAEEAGADGITAHLREDRRHIIDSDIDALMAGLSTPLNFEMAATDEMQQIALRHRPHAVCIVPEKREERTTEGGLEVAREDNRLAQFIAPLRDAGCRVSLFIAADPAQVDAAARIGAEVVELHTGAYCDLHYEGRLQERDDELKRLTDMAAHAQSLGLEVHAGHGLTFETVAPIAALPEVMELNIGHFLIAEALFTGLAPAIAEMRRLMDAARA, encoded by the coding sequence ATGAGCCATCCGGAAAAACTCCGCCTCGGTGTAAACATCGACCACGCCGCCACCCTGCGCAACGCGCGCGGGTCGGCCTACCCCTCGCCCCTGCGCGCCGCCAAGCTCGCCGAAGAGGCCGGTGCCGACGGCATCACCGCTCACCTACGCGAAGACCGCCGCCACATCATCGACAGCGACATCGACGCGCTGATGGCCGGTCTCTCCACGCCGCTCAACTTTGAAATGGCCGCCACGGACGAGATGCAGCAAATCGCGCTCCGCCACCGGCCCCACGCCGTCTGCATTGTCCCCGAAAAACGCGAAGAACGCACCACCGAAGGCGGCCTCGAAGTCGCGCGCGAGGACAACCGCCTCGCCCAATTCATCGCCCCCCTGCGCGACGCCGGCTGCCGCGTGTCGCTGTTCATCGCCGCCGACCCCGCTCAGGTCGACGCCGCCGCGCGCATCGGTGCCGAAGTTGTCGAACTGCACACCGGCGCCTATTGCGACCTGCATTACGAAGGTCGCCTGCAAGAGCGTGACGACGAACTCAAACGCCTGACCGATATGGCCGCCCACGCCCAGTCACTCGGCCTCGAAGTCCACGCCGGCCACGGTCTCACCTTCGAAACCGTCGCGCCCATCGCCGCCTTGCCCGAGGTGATGGAGCTTAACATCGGCCATTTCCTGATCGCCGAGGCGCTGTTTACCGGCCTTGCCCCCGCGATTGCCGAAATGCGCCGCCTGATGGACGCCGCCCGCGCCTGA
- a CDS encoding LysR substrate-binding domain-containing protein — MAASLSSLSLNALLAVEVMARQGTLSAAAAELGVTPGAVSQKLLTVERRLGVTLFERTPSGMRLTPLGAEMVTELSQGFTHLSRALAKAGTRTENRLTISAPPVFAARWLIWRLPRFSRAHPEYRVTALAETDHRNPDQSDVDLCIRVGTGPWPDVQSEYLMAQTVFPVCSPELATRLTTPDDLRHVPIIRDSHTLFDWNVWLAGSGVEDADLSDDAIFSDASLCLDAAMTGAGVFLAGTPSRVMRSTPGGWCAPFPMPPPRAAAIGSSPGAPA; from the coding sequence ATGGCTGCCTCTCTCTCCTCCCTGTCCCTCAACGCTCTGCTCGCGGTCGAAGTGATGGCACGTCAGGGCACGTTGTCCGCCGCCGCTGCTGAACTTGGCGTCACCCCCGGCGCGGTCTCGCAAAAGCTGCTCACCGTTGAACGCCGCCTTGGCGTCACCCTGTTCGAACGCACCCCATCGGGGATGCGCCTCACCCCGCTTGGGGCCGAAATGGTGACAGAGCTGTCCCAAGGCTTTACCCACCTGTCCCGCGCCCTCGCCAAGGCCGGCACCCGCACCGAAAACCGTCTCACAATCTCCGCCCCGCCGGTTTTTGCCGCCAGATGGCTGATCTGGCGTCTCCCCCGGTTTTCCCGCGCCCATCCCGAATACCGCGTCACGGCCCTCGCCGAGACGGATCACCGCAACCCCGATCAAAGCGATGTCGATCTCTGCATCCGCGTCGGCACCGGCCCATGGCCCGACGTGCAATCGGAATACCTCATGGCGCAAACCGTCTTTCCCGTGTGCTCGCCCGAGCTGGCCACGCGCCTCACCACGCCGGACGATCTGCGCCACGTCCCTATCATCCGTGATTCCCACACGCTGTTTGACTGGAACGTCTGGCTCGCCGGATCGGGGGTCGAGGACGCCGACCTCAGCGATGACGCGATCTTTTCGGATGCTTCGCTCTGCCTTGATGCGGCGATGACCGGCGCCGGTGTGTTTCTGGCCGGAACACCCTCGCGGGTGATGCGCTCAACGCCGGGCGGCTGGTGCGCCCCTTTCCCCATGCCGCCGCCACGGGCAGCGGCTATTGGCTCATCTCCGGGCGCTCCGGCGTGA
- a CDS encoding DUF2062 domain-containing protein — protein MVFKRRDKRPLWKIVVEFFYPRGGWLRAARYVRHRLHRLPDPPHKISRGIWAGVFTTFTPFYGMHFVVAAIIAFVMQGNILAALLATFFGNPLTYVPIGVIALATGHWLLGSDFNPAHVERSLGGMFSDAGRDLWFNFKTLFNGADPDWHRLSVFYDEVFFPYMIGGIIPGIITASICYYIAVPLIRAYQNRRKGKIKSKFEALKAKRAAAKAAKQKPDAD, from the coding sequence TTGGTCTTCAAAAGACGCGACAAACGACCGCTGTGGAAAATCGTGGTCGAGTTTTTCTATCCCCGCGGCGGTTGGCTGCGTGCCGCCCGCTATGTCCGCCATCGCCTGCACCGCCTGCCCGATCCGCCGCATAAAATCTCCCGTGGCATCTGGGCCGGGGTGTTCACCACCTTCACACCATTCTACGGGATGCACTTCGTCGTTGCCGCGATCATCGCGTTTGTGATGCAGGGCAATATCCTCGCCGCGCTGCTGGCCACCTTCTTTGGCAACCCGCTCACCTATGTTCCGATCGGCGTCATCGCGCTCGCCACCGGCCATTGGCTCTTGGGGTCCGATTTCAATCCCGCCCATGTCGAACGCTCTCTTGGGGGCATGTTCTCGGATGCAGGGCGCGACCTGTGGTTTAACTTCAAGACCCTGTTCAACGGCGCCGATCCTGATTGGCACCGCCTCTCGGTGTTCTATGACGAGGTGTTCTTTCCCTATATGATCGGCGGCATCATTCCCGGCATCATCACCGCGTCGATCTGCTATTACATCGCCGTCCCGCTGATCCGCGCCTACCAAAACCGCCGCAAAGGCAAGATCAAGTCCAAGTTCGAAGCCCTCAAAGCCAAACGCGCCGCCGCCAAGGCCGCCAAGCAGAAACCCGACGCCGACTAA
- a CDS encoding bifunctional (p)ppGpp synthetase/guanosine-3',5'-bis(diphosphate) 3'-pyrophosphohydrolase has translation MIPVDDLINKVRTYNPKTNQDMLRAAYEFGRAAHDGQFRHSGEPYFSHPIEVAMILTDQRLDDATIITALLHDTIEDTGASYSEVETRFSREIADLVDGVTKLTNLQLSSTETKQAENFRKLFIAMSRDLRVILVKLADRLHNMRTIRAMRPDKQVQKARETMDIYAPLAGRMGMQWMREELEDLAFRVLNPEGRASIMRRFITLQRETGDVIESITRDMKSELKKANLSAKVIGRAKKPYSVWRKMQEKELSFSRLSDIYGFRILTGSEEECYAILGVIHRRWRAVPGRFKDYISQPKSNGYRSIHTTVSGRNGRRVEVQIRTLQMHDVAETGVAAHWSYRDGVPSENPFAVDPAKWVSGLTERLQDDDDHEDFLEAVKLEMYADQVFCFTPKGDVVKLPRGATPIDFAYAIHTRIGDACVGAKVDNMRVPLWTRIKNGQSVDIITAEGQIPQATWLDIATTGKAKTAIRRALREVDRERFIKLGRELARAGFDHVGKRATDKALDTAATKLRLPGRNELLARLGSAELSTSRVIEALYPELGPDDTTEVAATDRAVIGLSPEQIVQRAPCCQPLPGERIVGITYRGHGVVMHAIDCVVLSDFEDQLERWLDLHWQPGKHAPIYSVTLDLTIGNDAGVMGRICTLIGEQKANISDMRFLDRKPDYYRLLVDIDLSDAEHLHRVVSALEAESDVAEIERRRDPARAGQRTTNGKGSDDPNQPIPPQTGSG, from the coding sequence ATGATCCCTGTCGATGACCTGATTAACAAGGTCCGCACCTACAACCCCAAAACCAACCAAGACATGCTGCGTGCTGCCTATGAATTTGGCCGCGCCGCGCATGACGGGCAATTCCGTCACTCGGGCGAACCCTATTTCTCGCACCCGATCGAAGTCGCCATGATCCTCACCGATCAGCGGCTTGATGATGCCACCATCATCACCGCCCTGCTGCACGACACGATCGAAGACACCGGCGCCTCCTATAGCGAGGTCGAAACCCGCTTCTCGCGCGAGATTGCCGATCTGGTCGATGGCGTGACCAAGCTGACCAACCTCCAGCTGTCCTCGACCGAAACCAAACAGGCCGAGAACTTCCGCAAACTCTTTATCGCCATGTCCCGCGACCTGCGGGTGATTCTGGTCAAACTCGCCGACCGGCTGCACAACATGCGCACCATCCGCGCCATGCGCCCCGACAAACAGGTGCAAAAAGCGCGCGAAACCATGGACATCTATGCCCCGCTCGCCGGGCGCATGGGGATGCAATGGATGCGCGAAGAACTCGAAGACCTCGCCTTCCGGGTGCTCAACCCCGAAGGGCGCGCCTCGATCATGCGCCGCTTCATCACGCTGCAACGCGAAACCGGCGACGTGATTGAAAGCATCACCCGCGACATGAAATCCGAACTCAAAAAGGCCAACCTCAGCGCCAAGGTGATCGGCCGGGCCAAGAAACCCTATTCGGTCTGGCGCAAGATGCAGGAGAAAGAGCTCAGCTTCTCGCGCCTGTCCGACATCTACGGCTTTCGCATCCTCACCGGCAGCGAAGAGGAATGCTATGCCATCCTCGGCGTGATCCACCGCCGTTGGCGCGCCGTGCCGGGCCGGTTCAAGGATTACATCAGCCAGCCGAAATCAAACGGCTACCGCTCGATCCACACCACCGTATCGGGGCGCAATGGCCGCCGCGTCGAAGTCCAGATCAGAACCCTTCAGATGCACGACGTTGCCGAAACCGGCGTCGCCGCGCATTGGTCCTACCGCGATGGCGTGCCCTCCGAAAACCCCTTCGCGGTCGATCCGGCGAAATGGGTCTCCGGCCTGACCGAACGGCTGCAAGACGACGACGATCACGAGGATTTTCTCGAAGCGGTCAAGCTCGAGATGTATGCCGACCAAGTGTTCTGCTTCACCCCCAAGGGCGACGTGGTGAAACTGCCGCGCGGCGCCACGCCGATCGACTTTGCCTATGCCATCCACACCCGCATCGGTGACGCCTGCGTCGGGGCCAAGGTCGACAACATGCGCGTGCCGCTCTGGACCCGGATCAAAAACGGCCAGTCGGTCGATATCATCACCGCCGAAGGCCAGATCCCACAGGCCACATGGCTCGACATTGCCACCACCGGCAAAGCCAAAACCGCGATCCGCCGCGCCCTGCGCGAGGTTGATCGCGAACGCTTTATCAAACTGGGCCGCGAACTCGCCCGCGCCGGCTTTGATCATGTCGGCAAACGCGCCACCGACAAGGCGCTCGATACCGCCGCGACCAAACTCCGCCTGCCGGGGCGTAACGAATTGCTCGCCCGTCTGGGCAGCGCCGAACTCTCCACCTCCCGCGTGATCGAAGCCCTCTACCCTGAGCTTGGCCCCGACGACACCACCGAAGTCGCCGCCACCGACCGTGCCGTCATCGGCCTCTCGCCGGAACAGATCGTGCAACGTGCCCCCTGCTGCCAACCCCTACCGGGAGAACGCATCGTCGGAATCACCTATCGCGGGCATGGCGTGGTTATGCATGCCATAGATTGCGTCGTTTTGTCCGATTTTGAGGATCAACTCGAGCGTTGGCTCGATCTTCACTGGCAACCAGGCAAACACGCGCCTATCTATTCGGTGACACTTGATCTCACCATTGGCAACGACGCCGGCGTGATGGGGCGGATTTGCACATTGATCGGAGAGCAGAAGGCCAATATCTCGGACATGCGGTTTCTGGATCGCAAACCCGATTATTACCGCCTGCTGGTCGATATTGATCTAAGCGACGCCGAACACCTGCACCGCGTCGTCTCGGCCCTCGAGGCCGAAAGCGACGTGGCCGAGATTGAACGTCGTCGGGATCCCGCCCGCGCTGGTCAGCGCACAACAAACGGCAAGGGCTCCGACGATCCGAACCAACCAATACCGCCCCAGACCGGGTCGGGCTGA
- the rpoZ gene encoding DNA-directed RNA polymerase subunit omega, with translation MARVTVEDCVDKVPNRFDLVMLASHRAREISAGAPVTVERDNDKNPVVALREIADETQSADDLRERLIESEQTQIEVDEPEDDAMALLMGAEQDKPAEDDVSEEQLLRALMEAQGQG, from the coding sequence ATGGCCCGCGTGACAGTTGAAGATTGCGTCGACAAGGTTCCAAACCGCTTCGATCTGGTGATGCTCGCATCGCATCGCGCCCGCGAAATCTCTGCCGGTGCGCCTGTTACTGTTGAGCGTGACAACGACAAAAACCCCGTTGTCGCCCTGCGCGAGATTGCCGACGAAACCCAATCCGCCGACGACCTGCGCGAGCGCCTGATCGAATCGGAGCAGACCCAGATCGAGGTCGACGAGCCCGAAGACGACGCCATGGCGCTGCTCATGGGTGCCGAACAGGACAAGCCCGCCGAAGACGACGTCTCCGAAGAGCAGCTCCTGCGGGCTTTGATGGAAGCACAGGGGCAAGGCTGA
- the folK gene encoding 2-amino-4-hydroxy-6-hydroxymethyldihydropteridine diphosphokinase — protein MTLDQVALIALGANKPSYAGNPTQTLRAALAEIAKLTGVTLISQSEIYTTPAFPLGSGPDYKNAAARVVSTLPPEALLSALHGIETRFERTRETRWGARTLDLDLLAFDQQITPDQLTWRQWHDLPLTEQTRRAPEQLILPHPRLHERGFVLVPLADIAPDWCHPVLGKTVTQMLTALPPEATRDVVKD, from the coding sequence ATCACTTTGGATCAAGTTGCTCTCATTGCCCTTGGTGCGAACAAGCCATCTTACGCCGGAAACCCCACGCAAACCCTGCGCGCGGCGCTGGCTGAGATCGCAAAACTCACCGGGGTCACCCTTATTTCTCAGAGCGAAATCTACACAACCCCGGCATTTCCGCTAGGCTCCGGCCCTGATTACAAAAATGCTGCCGCTAGGGTTGTTTCCACCCTCCCGCCAGAGGCCCTTCTGAGCGCACTTCATGGCATCGAAACCCGCTTTGAACGCACCCGCGAAACCCGCTGGGGCGCGCGCACGCTCGACCTTGATTTATTGGCCTTTGATCAACAGATCACCCCCGACCAACTGACTTGGCGTCAATGGCACGATTTACCACTGACCGAGCAAACCCGGCGCGCGCCCGAGCAACTGATTCTCCCGCACCCCCGCCTGCATGAACGTGGTTTCGTGCTTGTTCCCCTTGCCGACATCGCCCCAGACTGGTGCCACCCGGTGCTCGGCAAAACCGTGACACAGATGCTGACCGCCCTACCGCCCGAGGCAACGCGCGACGTGGTCAAGGATTGA
- a CDS encoding NYN domain-containing protein, which translates to MFYKDERLALFIDGSNLYAAAKALGFDIDYKLLRHEFMRRGKLLRAFYYTALLENDEYSPIRPLVDWLHYNGFSMVTKPAKEYTDSQGRRKVKGNMDIELCVDAMELAPRVDHIVLFSGDGDFRPLVESLQRQGVRVSVVSTIRSQPPMIADELRRQADNFIELEELKDVIGRPPREPMPMREQEMVSEE; encoded by the coding sequence ATGTTTTACAAAGACGAACGGCTTGCGCTGTTCATCGACGGGTCAAATTTGTATGCCGCTGCAAAGGCGTTGGGATTTGATATCGACTACAAGCTTTTGCGGCATGAATTCATGCGCCGTGGTAAGCTTTTGCGCGCGTTTTACTATACCGCTCTGTTGGAGAACGACGAGTATTCGCCGATTCGCCCTCTGGTTGACTGGTTGCATTACAACGGCTTCTCGATGGTGACGAAGCCGGCCAAGGAATACACCGACAGTCAGGGTCGCCGTAAGGTGAAGGGCAATATGGACATCGAGCTTTGTGTTGATGCCATGGAGCTTGCGCCGCGGGTTGACCATATCGTGCTGTTTTCGGGCGATGGGGATTTCCGGCCACTGGTTGAGAGCCTGCAACGTCAGGGTGTGCGGGTGTCGGTTGTTTCGACGATTCGCAGTCAGCCGCCGATGATTGCCGATGAACTGCGTCGTCAGGCTGATAACTTCATCGAGCTGGAAGAGTTGAAGGACGTGATCGGGCGCCCTCCGCGTGAGCCGATGCCGATGCGTGAGCAAGAGATGGTCAGCGAAGAGTAA
- a CDS encoding DUF1772 domain-containing protein, with amino-acid sequence MHALLLPMAFLSLLLSGAIFGFFYAWVCSTMWGLDAADPQIAIPAMQAMNASVRNAVFAPAFFGTPVVLLVTAFLARGGGYPRAALLFGAAGLTYLFGGMALTMAINVPMNEALATLSVPSSRDDAAAIWAEYSPRWQLYNVVRTAFSGVTLLLTGAGLMALNRAT; translated from the coding sequence ATGCATGCCCTCCTCCTCCCGATGGCCTTCCTATCTCTGCTGCTATCCGGCGCGATCTTTGGCTTCTTCTATGCCTGGGTCTGCTCCACCATGTGGGGCCTCGATGCGGCCGACCCGCAGATCGCGATCCCCGCGATGCAGGCGATGAACGCCAGCGTGCGCAACGCCGTCTTCGCCCCGGCCTTCTTCGGCACACCTGTCGTGCTGCTGGTCACAGCCTTTCTCGCCCGTGGCGGTGGATATCCGCGCGCGGCTCTGCTGTTTGGTGCGGCGGGGCTGACCTATCTCTTCGGCGGCATGGCGCTGACCATGGCCATCAACGTCCCGATGAACGAAGCCCTCGCCACGCTCTCCGTGCCATCCTCACGCGATGATGCCGCCGCCATCTGGGCCGAATATTCGCCCCGTTGGCAACTCTATAACGTGGTCCGCACGGCGTTCTCCGGCGTCACGCTGCTGCTCACTGGCGCAGGTTTGATGGCGCTCAACCGCGCCACTTAA
- a CDS encoding TetR/AcrR family transcriptional regulator has product MRSEAREKRAEEIEAAAYAVLEAKGYAGLSMLAVARAAKASNETLYRWYGDKLGLFEALIARNTEVVEEALERGRDADALLELERLGPVLLGMVLGPRAVALNRAAAADDSGKLGRALGRIGRETVGPWVVGIMARAIAAGQLGGGSSSAGAQDSAQDSAEEMAEVWFALLIGDTQVRRVTGAMDAPDEDWIAARAEAALGRLRRVFAV; this is encoded by the coding sequence ATGCGCAGTGAGGCACGCGAGAAGCGGGCGGAAGAGATTGAGGCGGCGGCCTATGCTGTGCTTGAGGCTAAGGGCTATGCCGGTCTGTCGATGCTGGCGGTGGCGCGGGCGGCGAAGGCGTCGAATGAGACATTATACAGGTGGTATGGTGACAAGCTGGGCCTGTTTGAGGCGCTGATTGCGCGCAACACGGAGGTGGTGGAAGAGGCGTTGGAACGCGGGCGGGACGCAGATGCGCTGCTTGAGTTGGAGCGTTTGGGGCCGGTGTTGTTGGGCATGGTGTTGGGGCCGCGTGCGGTGGCGTTGAACCGGGCGGCAGCGGCGGATGACAGTGGCAAGCTGGGTCGGGCGCTGGGCCGGATCGGGCGAGAGACAGTGGGGCCTTGGGTTGTCGGTATCATGGCGCGGGCGATTGCGGCGGGACAGTTGGGCGGTGGCTCGTCCAGCGCGGGAGCGCAGGACAGCGCACAGGACAGCGCGGAGGAGATGGCGGAAGTGTGGTTCGCCCTGTTGATCGGTGACACGCAGGTGCGCCGCGTGACCGGGGCGATGGATGCGCCCGACGAGGATTGGATTGCGGCACGGGCGGAGGCGGCGCTGGGCCGGTTGCGGCGGGTGTTTGCGGTGTGA
- a CDS encoding cytochrome c produces the protein MTRTRLLILAALLAAIAALAFLTTRPDQASDGLLAYRDATTIARGETLYAEHCAACHGANLQGEPDWRTPDAEGYMPAPPHDPTGHTWHHPDAQLFAITKFGTQALVGGTYKSRMEGYENILSDADIRATLAYIKSTWPPDIIARHNRINANATD, from the coding sequence ATGACCCGCACCCGGCTCCTCATCCTCGCCGCTCTCCTCGCCGCCATCGCCGCGCTGGCCTTTCTTACCACGCGCCCGGACCAAGCCTCTGACGGCCTCCTCGCCTATCGCGATGCCACCACCATCGCCCGCGGTGAAACCCTCTACGCCGAGCATTGCGCCGCCTGCCATGGTGCCAACCTGCAGGGAGAGCCCGACTGGCGCACCCCCGATGCCGAAGGCTACATGCCCGCGCCGCCCCACGACCCCACAGGCCACACATGGCACCACCCGGATGCGCAACTCTTCGCCATCACCAAATTCGGCACCCAAGCGCTCGTCGGCGGCACCTATAAATCCCGCATGGAGGGGTATGAAAACATTCTCTCCGACGCCGACATCCGCGCCACCCTCGCCTATATCAAATCCACCTGGCCGCCAGACATCATCGCCCGCCACAACCGGATCAACGCCAACGCCACCGATTAA
- the ispH gene encoding 4-hydroxy-3-methylbut-2-enyl diphosphate reductase yields MSKPELTLYLAAPRGFCAGVDRAIKIVEMAIEKWGAPVYVRHEIVHNKYVVDDLRDKGAVFVEELDDCPDDRPVIFSAHGVPKAVPAEAARREMVFVDATCPLVSKVHIEAERHAEAGLQIIMIGHAGHPETIGTMGQLPAGDVLLVETVADVAKVAVRDPEQLAFVTQTTLSVDDTIDIVAALNTRFPAIKGPHKEDICYATTNRQEAVKAIAEHAQAMLVVGAPNSSNSRRLVEVAKRAGCDYSQLVQRASEIDWRAIEGVRSIGVTAGASAPELLVDEVIAALQARYDVTIKEVETAKEAVEFKVPRVLRQAG; encoded by the coding sequence ATGAGCAAGCCGGAACTGACCCTCTACCTTGCGGCGCCGCGCGGGTTTTGTGCGGGCGTGGACCGGGCGATCAAGATTGTCGAGATGGCGATCGAGAAATGGGGCGCGCCGGTTTATGTGCGTCACGAGATTGTGCACAACAAATACGTGGTGGATGATCTGCGCGACAAGGGTGCCGTTTTTGTCGAAGAGCTGGATGATTGCCCCGATGACCGGCCCGTTATTTTTTCCGCCCATGGCGTGCCCAAAGCGGTTCCGGCAGAGGCGGCGCGGCGCGAGATGGTGTTTGTTGATGCGACCTGTCCGTTGGTCAGCAAGGTGCATATCGAGGCCGAACGCCATGCGGAAGCGGGCCTGCAGATCATTATGATCGGCCATGCCGGACACCCGGAGACCATTGGCACCATGGGGCAATTGCCGGCGGGTGATGTGTTGCTGGTGGAGACGGTTGCGGATGTTGCCAAGGTGGCTGTGCGTGATCCCGAGCAATTGGCGTTTGTCACGCAGACGACGCTGAGTGTGGATGACACGATTGATATTGTCGCCGCGTTGAACACGCGGTTTCCGGCGATCAAGGGGCCGCATAAGGAAGACATTTGCTATGCCACCACCAACCGTCAGGAAGCGGTGAAGGCGATTGCCGAACATGCGCAGGCGATGTTGGTGGTGGGGGCGCCGAATTCGTCAAACTCGCGGCGGTTGGTTGAGGTTGCCAAGCGGGCGGGCTGTGATTATTCGCAGCTGGTTCAGCGGGCGAGCGAGATTGATTGGCGCGCGATTGAGGGTGTGCGCTCGATCGGGGTGACGGCGGGGGCGTCGGCGCCGGAGTTGCTGGTCGATGAGGTGATCGCGGCCTTGCAGGCGCGCTATGACGTCACGATCAAAGAGGTCGAGACCGCCAAGGAAGCCGTGGAGTTCAAGGTGCCGAGGGTTCTGAGGCAGGCAGGGTGA
- a CDS encoding glutathione S-transferase family protein encodes MSQPVRLIGFEHSVYTRVARIALAEKGVAVDFGAHDPFRGQGVENPHPFGRVPVLCHGDFEIYETAAITAYVDAAFEGADLMPDAPHAVARVEQVVGMVDAYVYWPLVRQVHSHGAFRPAMGEGGDAEIVAEGLRAAPGVLAALEAVAVEGLGLGARFTRADCHLAPMIWAFVQVAEGAEMLRRYPALSAWWARVEARASIRMTEVALPSRS; translated from the coding sequence GTGAGCCAGCCTGTTCGCCTGATCGGGTTCGAGCATAGCGTCTATACGCGGGTGGCGCGTATTGCCTTGGCCGAGAAGGGTGTCGCGGTCGACTTTGGCGCGCATGATCCGTTTCGCGGGCAGGGGGTGGAAAATCCGCATCCGTTCGGGCGGGTGCCGGTGTTGTGCCACGGGGATTTCGAGATTTACGAGACGGCGGCGATCACCGCCTATGTCGATGCGGCGTTCGAGGGTGCGGATTTGATGCCGGATGCGCCGCATGCGGTGGCGCGGGTCGAACAGGTGGTCGGGATGGTTGACGCCTATGTCTATTGGCCGCTGGTGAGGCAGGTCCATTCGCACGGTGCGTTTCGCCCGGCGATGGGCGAGGGGGGCGACGCGGAGATCGTGGCCGAAGGGTTGCGCGCCGCGCCGGGTGTTTTGGCGGCGCTGGAGGCGGTCGCGGTCGAAGGCTTGGGTCTTGGGGCGCGATTCACCCGGGCGGATTGCCATTTGGCGCCGATGATCTGGGCATTTGTGCAGGTGGCGGAGGGGGCAGAGATGCTGCGCCGCTATCCGGCGTTGTCGGCGTGGTGGGCGCGGGTCGAGGCGCGGGCGTCGATCCGCATGACGGAGGTCGCGCTTCCAAGCCGGTCGTAA